Genomic window (Mus caroli chromosome 14, CAROLI_EIJ_v1.1, whole genome shotgun sequence):
AGTGGAGGAGGCCGAACAAGAGCAAGCACTGCTGGGAGCCAACAGCCTTGCTCTGCCCCCACTTCAATCTCAGACGCTGGggtcaccccaccaccaccaccaccaccctatcCCACAGCGACAAGAACAGCAAGCATTAGAACCAGACTGATCCAGTTTGCTCAGTGTTTCCCTCAGGGGAATCCAGCActgtcaggtttttgttttgttttgtttctctctctctctctctttctacctgttGATTTGAAATGCTTTTTGAGTGTTTTTGGTTTCTAAGGGGTAAAGAGAAGGTTTATAAAGGTATCTGGAATGACTATGGCTAAATGGCCAAGTCACCTGGTCTGGCACGTCCGTTGCTGGACTTGCTGGACCTTCCTGGGTCCAGGAGGACCAACGGTGGCGAGTGCATCTCCACTGTGGTGGCCAAAGCCTGTTCCCCCTCCTCTGGCGTCACTACCAAGGCACTCTCCTGTAAgctgctgccactgctgtcaATGAGCCCCTTGCGGCCATCAGGGCTGGATGCTGCTGAAGAGGGCTTGCTGGCTGGAGTCTGCTGCTCTGCCACTTGCCTGGCCCAGTTCTGCTCTGTCGTCTGGTGGTGGCCATTGCAGTGCTTGACTGGGTGGCTTCTGCCTTGAGCATCGTTTAGGGTCACCACTGTGAAGTCTGCTGGTGATAGTGGGGCCCCAGGAAACCCTATGGCCTTTGCCTGTACTGTGGGACAGGCAGGGTGTGTGTAATAAGGTGGGAACCCGATGGAGACGCTGGGTGGGCCAGAGCTGGTGGCCGTGGGTAGGGGGTCCAAGGGCTTGTGCCTGGCTTCTGAGGCATCTGGGTTGAAGTGGTTAGTAACTCCCTGCTTGAGCTTCTTCCAGCCCAGGTGGTAAATCTCCAGCATGTTGAGCACCAGTGACGCACAGGCCACAGCCAGCATGAAGATGACAAAGATGGTCTTCTCTGTGGGCCTGGAGATGAAACAGTCCACAGTGTTGGGGCAGGGCCAGCGGTCGCAGCGGTAAAGCGGCTGCAGCTGGAAGCCGTATAGAAAGTACTGGCCCGCGATGAACCCCACTTCGAAGAGCGTCTTGAAGATGATGTTGAAGACGTAGGTCCGCAGCAGTGCACCTGCGATGCGCACCTTGCCACGGTCATCGCGTAGTGGAGGGTCCCGCGGGCTCCCTGTACGCATT
Coding sequences:
- the Gja3 gene encoding gap junction alpha-3 protein: MGDWSFLGRLLENAQEHSTVIGKVWLTVLFIFRILVLGAAAEEVWGDEQSDFTCNTQQPGCENVCYDRAFPISHIRFWALQIIFVSTPTLIYLGHVLHIVRMEEKKKEREEELLRRDNPQHGRGREPMRTGSPRDPPLRDDRGKVRIAGALLRTYVFNIIFKTLFEVGFIAGQYFLYGFQLQPLYRCDRWPCPNTVDCFISRPTEKTIFVIFMLAVACASLVLNMLEIYHLGWKKLKQGVTNHFNPDASEARHKPLDPLPTATSSGPPSVSIGFPPYYTHPACPTVQAKAIGFPGAPLSPADFTVVTLNDAQGRSHPVKHCNGHHQTTEQNWARQVAEQQTPASKPSSAASSPDGRKGLIDSSGSSLQESALVVTPEEGEQALATTVEMHSPPLVLLDPGRSSKSSNGRARPGDLAI